The Aquicella lusitana genomic sequence TGATTTTCTTTTGATCTACTATAAGACTCTTGCTTCCAAAGCTGTAACATTCCGTAGATACCTTCAATTGAAAATTGTTCCATTTGTGCTGGTATAACAAGATGTGTTGCTGCTTTTATTGCTGCGATAGTTAGTGGTCCCTTGGATGGCGGTGTATCGATAATGATAATGTCATAGTTGTTCTGCACAGCTTCTAATTCAAGAAATCTTTTGAGCTGCAAATGAACTTTTTCTAATACCTCATTTTTTGTAACTGCTTCTGCTTCTTGCAGTTTCATTGAGTGGGCGGGTAATAGTTCCAGATTTGGGATAGCAGTAGGATATGGAATAACTTCTTCGCCGTAGAAAATATTAGCGATACCGCTTCTACCATTCCAGTCTGTATCGACCTCCGGCTCATAATCAGGGTGTAGAGGAGGAATTTTTCCGCCTTTATAGGCCGGATCATATTCCATTTTTGCATATCGACCGGAAAAGTTAGCCTGAGGGTCGAGGTCAATAATTAGAGTTTTTAACTTGAGAATTAGCGCAGAATATTCTGCTAGCATGATTGAGTTTGTGGTTTTACCTTCGCCACCTTTGTGTGTGGCATTAACAACAATCTTTGTCATCTGTAACATCCTTAACAATATCCTATATTGTTAAAAAGCATAACATATGCTTTTTAACATGTTAAAGAGTTTTTTGCTTGAAAATTAAAGAAAAACTAACTAAACAGTTTGTTATATGTTTAACAAGTTTAATTATGTTTAGCGTTGGTATCTATATGATTTTAATCGGTTTATAGCCAACTTGTGTGACAATAACAGGATTTCATGTGACGTTTACAGGATTTGGTGTGACATCTACAGGGGCGAAATGTGACGTTTACAGGGAAATTATTCTTTAAAATGTGACGTTTACAGGATCAAGTGACAAATACAGGATGGGGTTCTAACGGTTCAAATATACGATCATTGCTTGACTTAGAGTACCTAGTATGCTCTTATTATAGCACTAAGTGCTATACTTATAATAAGGATTTGAATTGCGCATCTTTAAAACCCCTGTTTTTGCTAAATGGGCAAAACAGGAAAAACTGACAGACAGTCAATTGCGACAAGCTATAAGAGAAATGGAGCAAGGTTTAATTGACGCTGATTTAGGTGGGCATATTTATAAGAAACGGATCGCGTTACCAGGCCGAGGCAAGCGAGGCGGCTCGCGTAGCATTCTTGCTTATCAAGCTAAAGAAAAAGCTTTTTTTATTTTCGGTTTTGCTAAAAACGAGAAAGCGACAATTAGCGATGAAGAGTTAAAGATTGCCAAGGTTTTTGCAAAAGAGTTGCTACAATATTCTAATGAGCAGCTCAATAAATTGATAAAAGATGGTAAGTTATATGAGGTGAAATATGAAGGGTAAAAGCTTAAAAGAAGCAATACATGAAACTGCTCAAGGCTTTTATGAAGCAGGTGTGATGGGTGAGCAAACGATGCGTGAATTTGATATGTTATGTTTGCCACCTGTAAAGAATTATAGTCCTACTCAGATCAAACGAATTCGTCAACGTAACAAAGCTAGTCAAGCTGTTTTTGCTGCTTATCTTAATACCAGTTCTTCTACTGTACAGAAATGGGAGCAGGGTCAAAAGCATCCGAGTGGGATAGCATTAAAATTACTTAATTTAGTAGATAAGCATGGGCTTGCATTTATCGCAGCATAAAAGCGGGTAGTTGTTATTTTGATTCGCAAAATATTATTTAGTTGAGTTCAAAGAGGGCAGATTTTCTGCATGATAAATCCACGATATATGTTATTAACATAGATATTAACAAAATTCCATAGCCTATTGAAGAATATTGAGTGTTAGAAAAATCAGACTTAAGGTTTGACAATGTAACCCGGATGTTGATAATTCAGTCTTATTTTATTTACTAGCAATGCAGATTAGGAACATAGATGTGAAAAGATTAAGTGGGAAAAATATTGTAATTACAGGCGGAACTTCAGGGATAGGAAAGGCATCAGCAATTAAGCTAGCAGAAAATGGTGCTAATTTAATAATATCTGGGCGTAACGAGGAAAAAGGCGAGCAAGCAATAAAAGAAGTTTCTACTTATGCTGTTAAATCCAAGTTTATAAAGTGTGATGTCACAAATAAAGATGATGTTAAGAATTTATTCGATTTAGCTATATCCGAATTTGGCCAAATAGATTGCTTATTCAATAATGCTGGAATTGACGGTGAGATTGCATCTTTCGCTGATTCGACAGAAGAAAATTGGGATAGCGTTATTAATACAAATTTAAAAGGCTCCTGGTATTGTATGAAAAATGCTATCAAGCACATGTTGTCTAATGGAAAGGGCAACATCCTTAATATGTCATCAACTTCAGGGTTGGTTGGTAATGGATTTGGAATGACAGCTTATGCGGCTAGTAAGTTTGCAATTATTGGATTAACAAAATCTGTAGCTTTGGAGTACGCAAAGCAAAACATACGAGTTAATGCTATATGCCCAGCATTTGTTGAAACTCCTATGATAGAGGCTATTTGTCAAGAAAACCCAAAGTTAAAACGCAGATTTGAAGCATGCCAGCCAATAGGCAGAATGGCTAAGCCAGAAGAAATTGCCAATGCGGTAGTTTATTTATTTTCTGATGAATCATCGTTTACTACTGGTACAGCATTTGTCGTTGATGGTGGCTTAACAATTTAAAATTACTGTTCCGTTTTAATTAAATTAAATATGCGTTTATTTTCGTGATCTTTCAATAGGACTCCCAATCGCATTTTGCATAATGTGTCATAAAAAATATTTGGACTGGCAATAAAGTTTTTATAAAAACTAGAATCTTTTGCATCACCGCCAAAAGCTAAAGTTTCTCTAGCACCATTTCCTTTTGCGCCATACCCGAATCCATGAGCAATATTAAATTCTGATCTTAACCCACAGACGTTACGCTCCTCTCTGGTAGATGGCGGAGACAAGTGCCAGGGAACGAAAATATGTCCGCTGTTCCTTTTTTCAAGATAATTAAAAGCTGTTGAAAATATAGGACAATGATTTATCAGTTTTTCTCCTATTAATAAATCCTGCCATTCCCAGTTAGAAGAATATACAAATTTTTCATTGGTTACTAAATTTTCATACATGTAAATTAAATAAGTACAACCAATTGCTTTTTCAATATTATGAAAAATATTAGCTGCATCAATGCAAGATTCATTTGTATACCTATGGAGCTTAGCCTCGCGATTAACAATGATTAATTTTTTTTCTATTGTATGTATCATGCTAAATACTCTTAATTATTATTTGAAATATTATTTATTAAATTTAAAAATTCGACGGGGACTCTTTTTAACTTTCCTTTCTCAATATCCATAAACCCCATCAATGTAGTTGCATTAGCTGCTAATTTATTAGAAGTACGATTAAAAACTGAATATGTTAATAAAAATTTTGCTTTTTCAATTTTATCGATATTCAGGCTGATTTCTAACATATCATCAAAAAAACATTGATTAATATAATCGATATTCAAATTAAGCATAATAAGTCCATAACCAAAACAATTTGCTTCAGAAAGATTATGCTTTTTCAGAAATAATGCTCGTGTATTATGTATGAGATTTATAAATTTACTATGACATAAATGATGTCCGTAAATCATATCATCAATTCTTACATGAATTTTATGGGTAAATAAATTATCGAGATTTGATATAGACATTTTTACCTTCGTCTCTATTGGTTGAATCTTCTTTTTTTCTATGTAAAACAATTCTCGCGGCAGATCGAATTTTTACATCAGGTATAATGGGTTGTAGTTGAGTGGCGATGTTAATACAAACTAGATTGTAAAGTTGTTCCTTAGTACCTTTCAGTAGTTTTCTAACCAGCGTATCACCTTGAAAGGTTTCAATGATACAATTTTCACCAATCAAACTTTCGATGTGGAGATCTGCTTTTTTATTGCCACCAACAAAATCACCTATAGAATAAATTGGTTCCATACCATCATCATTGATGATTACAACAACAGGGTTTGGATTAATGGCTTTAAATGCTTCGATCTCCCGTAAAATACAAATATCTTCATTCATTTCGTTTGGCAAAGTTGAAATATCCTGTAGTAGAATTGGGGTTTGTCCTTTTCCCGTAAGCAACCAATCTTCTGTGCACAAAAGCCCTAATTTGATAAATACGCTATTTAATTTCCTAGCCCCTTTATCAGTAAGAGTATTTTTATCAGATTCCCATGCTTGAAGAGTGTTAACACTAATATGGAAGCGTTCTTCTAATTCCTTTCTGCTCAATCCAAGCATATTTCTAGCTAATTT encodes the following:
- a CDS encoding ParA family protein; translated protein: MTKIVVNATHKGGEGKTTNSIMLAEYSALILKLKTLIIDLDPQANFSGRYAKMEYDPAYKGGKIPPLHPDYEPEVDTDWNGRSGIANIFYGEEVIPYPTAIPNLELLPAHSMKLQEAEAVTKNEVLEKVHLQLKRFLELEAVQNNYDIIIIDTPPSKGPLTIAAIKAATHLVIPAQMEQFSIEGIYGMLQLWKQESYSRSKEN
- a CDS encoding helix-turn-helix domain-containing protein, with the translated sequence MKGKSLKEAIHETAQGFYEAGVMGEQTMREFDMLCLPPVKNYSPTQIKRIRQRNKASQAVFAAYLNTSSSTVQKWEQGQKHPSGIALKLLNLVDKHGLAFIAA
- a CDS encoding acyl-CoA thioesterase, translated to MSISNLDNLFTHKIHVRIDDMIYGHHLCHSKFINLIHNTRALFLKKHNLSEANCFGYGLIMLNLNIDYINQCFFDDMLEISLNIDKIEKAKFLLTYSVFNRTSNKLAANATTLMGFMDIEKGKLKRVPVEFLNLINNISNNN
- a CDS encoding SDR family NAD(P)-dependent oxidoreductase, translating into MKRLSGKNIVITGGTSGIGKASAIKLAENGANLIISGRNEEKGEQAIKEVSTYAVKSKFIKCDVTNKDDVKNLFDLAISEFGQIDCLFNNAGIDGEIASFADSTEENWDSVINTNLKGSWYCMKNAIKHMLSNGKGNILNMSSTSGLVGNGFGMTAYAASKFAIIGLTKSVALEYAKQNIRVNAICPAFVETPMIEAICQENPKLKRRFEACQPIGRMAKPEEIANAVVYLFSDESSFTTGTAFVVDGGLTI
- a CDS encoding autoinducer binding domain-containing protein, with protein sequence MIHTIEKKLIIVNREAKLHRYTNESCIDAANIFHNIEKAIGCTYLIYMYENLVTNEKFVYSSNWEWQDLLIGEKLINHCPIFSTAFNYLEKRNSGHIFVPWHLSPPSTREERNVCGLRSEFNIAHGFGYGAKGNGARETLAFGGDAKDSSFYKNFIASPNIFYDTLCKMRLGVLLKDHENKRIFNLIKTEQ
- a CDS encoding helix-turn-helix domain-containing protein, whose translation is MSLTQTSGARIKLARNMLGLSRKELEERFHISVNTLQAWESDKNTLTDKGARKLNSVFIKLGLLCTEDWLLTGKGQTPILLQDISTLPNEMNEDICILREIEAFKAINPNPVVVIINDDGMEPIYSIGDFVGGNKKADLHIESLIGENCIIETFQGDTLVRKLLKGTKEQLYNLVCINIATQLQPIIPDVKIRSAARIVLHRKKEDSTNRDEGKNVYIKSR
- a CDS encoding type II toxin-antitoxin system RelE/ParE family toxin codes for the protein MRIFKTPVFAKWAKQEKLTDSQLRQAIREMEQGLIDADLGGHIYKKRIALPGRGKRGGSRSILAYQAKEKAFFIFGFAKNEKATISDEELKIAKVFAKELLQYSNEQLNKLIKDGKLYEVKYEG